The Novosphingobium sp. SL115 sequence GGTTGGGTATTGGCCTCATCCGAAATCCGCCGGTGCCGACTGCCGCGGCCGACGCCGGCTCGATCTCATCGGCGCGCTGGATCGCCAAGGGCTTCGGGGTCAGCGGCCTCAATCCGAAGGTGATCCTGCTATTCCTGGCGCTACTGCCGCAATTCGTCGACACCATAGCGGCGTGGCCGATCCCCGCGCGGATCGTCGGATAGGGTCTGGTCCATGTCGTCAATTGCGGTGTCGTCTACGTGGCTGTTGGCAACGCTGCGCGTATGGTGCTGCGCACCCGGCCACCAGCGGCCAAGGCGGTCGGCCGGGTGTCGGGCGCGGTGATGCTCTGCCTTGCGATCGGGTTGAGCGCGGAGGCGCTGGTGCGGTAATGGCGTGTGCCGTGAAGCGACCATCCATCGTTATCCCGAGTTTGAGCGCATCACACTGCCGGACGCCAATCGCTGTCCACCTCTCCCGTTCGCAGGATGAAGGATGCTAGCGATCTTCGATCGACTACTAAACTAAAGTGCTCGGAAAGGGCGCGTTGCAGATCGTCCGATTTCAGGAAAATCGGCCTCTGCCCAACATGAAATGATCGTCCGGCTTTGCGAAGGGTTTCGACGCTGACACCGAGGCGCAGGAGCGGCAGCTTGTGTCCCTTCGCGTTTTGTAGCCTACCGTCCGGATCGTCCGCAACCTGGTTCATTCACGGTTGAAGACTGCCAGATTCACACCGCCTGCTTGGTTTGCAGGATCATGCGCGCGGCGGCCACTCGACTCAGAGTTCAGCACGGCGTCTATCGATGCTCGACTTGTAAGTTGTTTCCAACGCAGGATGACAGAGCGCACGTAATTTCTCGTTTCAACAATTCGCGGAATTTTTCCGTTTGCCAGAGACTTGCGCGCGGGTCCGGCATTGTAAGCCGCCAGTGCAAGGTCCACCCTCTTGAAGCGATCGATCTGCTGTCGAAAATAGCGCGCGCCCCCACGAAGATTAAGCCAGGGATCGAACGTCCGCACAATGCCAAGGCTCCGCGCCGTCGCCGGCATCAGTTGCGTCAGCCCTTGGGCTCCTGCCTTGCTGACAGCGTCATGGCGATATGCAGATTCCTGTCCAACCAACGCGTCCAGGAGGTTAGCGGGCAAGCCTACCTCGCAAGCAACCTGCTGGATCGCTGCATGGTGGCGGAGGCGCCGTTGCTCGGCTGCCAATGATAACCAGGGTGCCGGCCTATATTGCGCGTAAGGGCAGATATGCCCGGTAGGGGCACTTTGCACGTTGGGCACAAGCGGGCGTGGCACAATGGCGAGGAACGAGCGCATGGTCGGCAGGACTTGCTCCGGCTTTGCGCTTGCCTCGCCGGAAAGGATCGCCTTTTCAGGTGGAACTGGCAGGACCGCAAAGCCCAGGACGGCCGCTTCGCGCGCGCTGGCCGCGTCCAGCACGGTCGCCCAAAGTGCAGCCACAACGATAATACGATACATGAAACGCCTCCAGCGGGTTGCGCTGGACTGGCGGGAATTGCGCGAAAGCATTTAGACGCGTTTGCGTCCTTCGTGTCAAACCGCGACGCAGGTGCCCCTCCGTCGCGAGGTGTCAGGCTGGCTCTGGTGCGGCTTTTGCTCGAAGCTCCGCGATCCTTTCAGCGCAGATGGCATGCACTATCCTCCCCGGTTCCTCGACCTGTTCGGCGATCCAGGCGAGCTCCTCGGCCGTTATCCGGTAGTGCTTCGAATAGCGCGCCTTGACGTAGGCTTCCTTGAGCTTCTCGAACATCGCCCGCTGCTTGGGATTGTCGCTCGGCCAGACGTTCACTAGCCGGCGATCAACGCGCTCGGCCTGTGTCCCTGGTAAGCCCAGGTTGTGAACGCGCGGGGTGTAGGTCACTGTGAGAAGGACGCAGTGGTAGAGGCTTTCAGTAGCCTGATGGAGCTCGAAAGCGGTTTCCTTTAAGTGGCCTTTTCCAAGTCCCGAGCGAACCAAATCGTAGCGACGCAATGCGGCCGGATACCACTCATCTAAAGACTCACCTGCCATGGCAGGGCCTGTTCGGGCGTCATGGGCTTGAGCCTGGTGCGGTTCCTCCTTATCGGCCTGGTAACGGGCAATCCGTCGCTGGCGACGTCAATGAAGAAATAGCGTCCATGCGCCAGGCCATCGTTCACTTCGCCCAACGTGTGGACGATAAATTTCACAGGCGTCTTGAGCGTTCCGGTAACGCTGTACTAGCGCATCAGGCGCTCATCGCGCTGCGACCAGTACTCTACCCGGTCGCTCAGCCTTGCGTCATTGACCACGATCAGCAAGTCGTAATCGAACTTGTAGCCCTTGGCCGTATGGGGTTTGTCGATCCGACCGCCCCTCGCATAAGATCCGTATAAGAGAACCTTAAGTACACGCCCCGGTTTTTTCCGATCCCGCCGCGAAAGCGTGAAGCTGTCCTCTTACTTCTCCAAAACCACTTGGACTACGCCCTCAAATTCACGCTGCTTGTTTGCTGGAGGAAGGTCAAGAGCGGTCCGCATTGCTGGGCCAGCCCAGCACCTTGTCATGAGCCATGCACGATTGTGAAATAGACTTGACCGACTGAATTGTTGCCTTTTCTTTTCGGCCATGTTCTACATGGCCGCATTGACCGGTTGCGATCAGCCGAAACCGGTCGGGTGCGAATTTCAATAGTGCATGACCGGGTCGCCGTTGCGTATGTCCAGGCCGAATGGCTAAAGGCTGCGGTGTGTGAACCCAACTCGCATTCCATGCCCCGGTCACGCCAACCGCCTTCAAACCTTTCAAAATAAGCACATTATAAAATGGCTGATGAGCAGTGTGCGCCACATCCTCGGGGCTCGCGACAATGGAGTCGCGAACGCAAAGCAAAGAGGATCATGAACATGACCGAAGACACCCGCACCGAGACCGTGATCGACCTCGGCGAAGCCTCGACCACGACCAAGGGCCAGGCAATCGTCGAACTCGACGTGAGCGGTGGCAACCTGCGTTTCCTTCCGGGCATTTCTGCCGAGTGAAGGCATTGGGGCGCATGCCTGATGGCATGTGCCCTTTGGCCACACTGCCATGCCCGCCCCATTGCCATCCCTTTCCTTTTGCATGATCGGCGACACCGCGATCTTTCTGGACCTTGCCGGCGATCGTTATTTTCGGCTGACATCCCAGAAGAATGCCGCCTTTAGGAGCCGGCTTTCAGGCTCTGTGGCCGGCCGCAATGCCCTGATCGCGGCAGGGCTTGACGCCCGTGCAGACGCAGCGCCGGTCACAATGCCCATCCTGCCTGTCACCACGCGCCACAGGCCACACGTCCGAGCGAGCTTCAACCCGGCTTGCCTGGTCAGGACCATCATTTGCCAGCGCCGGATTGAACGGCATCTGAAATCACGGGGCCTCGCTGCAGTTCTCGAAGATCTGCACATGAAACTGCACTCCTCCGCGCTTGCGCCGGTGACAGACCAGGCCCGTGCGCTGCAGATCGTTGCGGCATTCGATCATGCCCGGCTTGTCCGCAGCGCGGTCGATCGCTGCCTGCCCCGATCCATCGCGCTTGCGCAGATGCTTACGAAAGCCGGGTATCGCTCCCAGGTGATCGTCGGGGTCAAGCTGCAGCCTTTCGCCGCGCATTGTTGGGTCCAGTCGGGCGGGATGATGCTGAACGAAAGCCCCGAAGAAGCGGCGCGCTATACGCCGATCCTGATCCTGTGACGCCGATCCGTTTTACCATGCGCACGTCGCGGCGCGCAGAGCGCCAGGGCATTACACTGGTCGATGCGATCACCCCGATGGGGCACGCCGAAACGCTACCCGCATCGCAGTTGCTGGTTGCCGATCGCGACCACCTGATCAATCTTGGTGCTGTCGGCTTTGTCATAGGCTATCTTTTCGACCGCAGTAGCAGCAAGCGTCTGCGCAAAGCGCCGCAGACCCTGATCGCCCAAGCCGATGCTCGAGACACAGCAGACTGGCTGATCCGGGAGTGCTGGGGTGCTTACGTGGCACTGCTCAATAGCCGGGGTACGATGGAGATCCTGCCGGACCCGTCCGGCCTGCTGCCATGTTATGTATCGTCGGACGAGAAGCACATCGTGTGCACCAGCGATCTCGACATGATGGCGCGATGCGATCGCCGGCAACCACAGGTCTCCTGGGAATCCCTTGCGGTCCATCTGCAACGTCCGGACCTGCGCTCTGCCGCGACGTGCTTGTCCGGCATCCAGGAACTGGTCCCGGGTCATATCCACAGCCTCGAAGGTCTTGATCGTGCCGATCGAACTCTCTGGGCGCCTGCACACTTCATGCCCCCGGACGGGCCGTTCGACTTCAAAGACTTGTCCGCCCGCCTTCAGGAAGTTTCGAAGGCGGTGATCAGAGCATGGAGCCAGTTATCTTCGCGCACGCTGGTAGCGGCATCAGGCGGGGTCGATTCCTCGCTTGTTGCCGCCGCTCTTGCGGACACCGGACAGGATTTCGGGTGCCTCACCGTTGCAACCCCTGATCCCAGTGGCGACGAGCGTGCTCATGTGAGGGTGCTGGCCCAGCATCTCGGGGTACCGCTGTTCGAAGGCATCTACGCCCCAGAGCGCATTGATCTCGGCATCGCTGTGTCTGCCAAGGGGCCGCGTCCGGTCGGCAAGGCGTTCATGCAGGAGACGCGTCGAATGGCAAGTGAGGCGCGAGAGGCCCTCGGCGCCGACGTGGTATTCGACGGCAATGGCGGCGATAATCTGTTCTGCTACCTCCATGGCGCAGCTCCGGTGCTCGATCGCTTGTCATGCGAAGGCTTGGGTCGCGGTACCTTGGCCACCTTGCTCGACATGTGCCACGTGACGGACATGACAGCACCGCAGATGGTTCGCGCCCTTTGGCGTCGCGGAAAGCGCGCAAGCACATTTGCACCCTGGCCCGCCGACACCAGCCTGCTGAGCGTCGATCTGATCCGTGCCGTTGAACCCAAACCCTTGCGCAACTGGGCTGATCAGGTGCCAGCCCGGCATCCAGGCAAAGCCGAACACCTGAGGCTGCTGCTGGCGACGCAGAACCATCTCCATGGTGCAGGCCCCTCCCCCGCATTCGCGCAATTCTCGCCGCTACTGAGCCAGCCCCTGATGGAGTTCTGCCTTGCGGTCCCGACATGGCTCTGGTGCACCGGCGGCATCAACCGTGCACTGGCACGGGCCGCCTTTGCGCAGACCCTGCCCGCCAGCATTGTTGCCAGAATATCCAAGGCCGGCCCTGACAGCCTGATGCATTCGGTCTTTTATCGGAACCGGCAGCTGATCCGGGACATGCTCATGGGCGGCCTGCTGATGGATCATGGAGTGCTTGATCGTCGCGCGATCGAGCAGGCATTGAACAGCTCAGCGGATGTCACAGACGCGACGCTTTATCGCTTGCTCGACCTAACTGAAGCGGAAGCCTGGGCGCGTTCCTGGATCGGGTAGGTCATCCTTCAGCCACATCGCAGCTTGTCCTTTCCTGGGGCGCCACGCATCGCGCTCCATCGCTCGTACTGCCCCTGCTTGGCGGGAGAACAGTCCATTTGGTGTTTGAGCCAGAAGCTGAACCAGTCGACCGTGCGCTCGTAGATGGCCAACCGATGTGCCGGCTGCCATTTGAAGTGGGGCTCATTGTCGAGCACGATCAGTTCGATCGCCTTGCCGCGCTTGCGAAATGCCGAGACGACATCAAGGCCGGCTTCGTATTCGCTGTCGCCGGTCTGGATCAGGATCGGGACATCAACTCTGTCGGCATTGAGCACAAGCGACATCGGTTTCCAGAACGCGGAGGCATCGTCCTCGAAGAAGCGATAGCCCATTTCGCGACCGAACCTTTCGAAATAAGGGCCAGCGCCAAGCGCGTAGGCCATCATGTCCTCGCAACATGCCCCGAGGCTTGCTGCCTTGAACAGCGAGGCGTTGATCAAGGCCCACTGGGTTGTCGATGTTCCGTCGCTGAAGCCGCTGATGCCCATCCGATCCTTGTCGATCGTGCCCGTTGCGACCGCTCGGGCGAGTGCCGTGTCGAGGGACGACTGGACATTGCGCCGGTCGAGCCAGTCGGTTCTGTTTCGTTGACGCAGTTCCACCTCGGTTTGGGCTTCCATGACCCATGCCGGAAAGTCCGGCCGCGCAAAGCTCAGGACAGCAAATCCCTTCGCGGCGAGCACCTGGACAGGGACTTCATCACCCGTGCCGCCGCGAAGGAATCCGTCGCTGCCGTACTGGACGACAACGAGCGGGTGCTTCTCGCCGGGCTTATGACCCGGCGGAAGGACGAGATCGGCATAGCTTTCGACGCCATAGGCGTTGCGAAAGCGCAAGCGCTGGACAGACCCGAGCCGCATGGTCTGCCAGTCCTTGTTCGGGTCGTAGATTTCTCGCTCGGAGCCTGTCTCCAGATCGATCGCGACAAGGCGGCGCGGGTGGGTGGCCCCTTCGCGCGCGCAGATCAACTGCGGGGCCTGCATCAGACAGCCGATCAGCGCATCGTCGGTCAAAAAGACACGGAACGGCGCGGCTGCGTTGAGCGGCCAACGCAGCAATGCCGTCTGGCTCTGCCCCCACCCCGTCTTCTGCAAAACGTAGAGTTCGTGTCCTGTAGCCGACCACCACAGATGGCGTGCGCCGTCGCATTCGACTGCGCTACATATGCGCGTTGATCCATCGGCAAGCCGCAGAACAATCCGGGTGGGGGCAATCAACCGGTTCGGGGCCTTGCTCTCGATCCAAGCCGCTGCCCCTGATGCCGTTGCGGACAATCCTCTGGCTCCTGCCGGGATAGGGAGATCGTCCGGTGTTCGCTTGCGCCCCGTAAACAACGCCCTCTCCGCTGTGGTAGCCTCGCGCGCTGCGCCATCGAGGCCGACCGTCGTATAAGCCGATGGCATGGGATCGGTGGGTAGTGGATGATCAGCGAATTGCGGTGAGAAGCGATCGTCGAAGACAAAGCCGGAGCGGGCTTCCTCGCCAATACGCGCCATGGCTTCGCGCAAGGCGGGACGGCTCGCCGTGACGATCTGGCTGCCATCGGGCGTCCAGGCAAAGTCTTCAACATGATCAGGCAGATGACTGAGCTGGCGTACCCCACCTGTTCCGTCGGCTTTGACCAACCAGACTTGCGTGAGGTTGTCCACCTGTTTGAGGAAGGCAATCGTCCTGCCATCGGGTGACCACTTTGGCGTGATGACTTTGGCATAGCCCGCGGCAATCGCCGGGAAATTGCGCAACTGGAATGTGTCGCGGATAAACGCGCCGCCGCGATCAAGTTCCCGCGGCGGCGCGCCCTCCCTGTCCAGTGCCAGCACGAGCAGTTTCTGGCAGAAGGCATTGGTACGAGGCTCGGCGCGCCGGACAACGAAGGCCATTCGCCTACCGTCGGGCGACAAACCGAATGGGCTCGGAGACTCGTTCGGATCCGACCGACCAATGTCGCCAATGGTCGCAAGATCGAAAGCGCTGACCCTACGGCCTGCCGCCGGCTTGCTTTGAACTTCAACCGTGTCGAAGGCAGCACAGGGATCGACGCTGGCAGCCATCACCGGCATGGCAAACGGCATGATCGCCTGGGCCACTAGCAGCCCCGCAGCGGCGACCATTACCAGCGCCTCGAGACACCGACGGCCATGAAACGACCGATCGGTGAGTAGTTCGTGGAATCGTAAGGCGTATCGGTCGGACCGGTGGTGCGGATCACCTGCGGTTTCCGGTTCAGCACGTTGTTCACGACCAGTGACAGAGCGAGGCCTGGCTCCTCATTCGCTCCCGGCAGGACCTTATAGTGCAGGGCAAGATCGAGCGTTGCCTGGGGCGCTATTCGGGCAGGCGATGCAAAGCGCCGATCCGCCAGAGCGCCGATATAGTTGAGGTAAGCCGAGCCCGAGAGCTGCTGCGACCGATAGCTCACGCTTGCTCGGGCCCTAACCTTGGGCGGATTGAACAGCGCGCCCGAAAGGTCCGTCTGCGGAAGATCGGCGCTCACCTGCTGAGCGCTGTCGAGCCAGGCACCGGCGAGATTGAATCCGAGCGAGCGACCCCGGCCGAAGTCCCGGCGCCAGTTCAACGTCGCATCCACACCCTCTATGTTCTGTACGGCAACGTTCAGATTGCGGTTGTCAACGAGCGCCACCACATTTGCCGGATCGTAAGTCCGCCCGGAAAAGTTCTGGAGACCGAGCTGGGCTCCGCCCACGAGGTCGGCAAGTAGGCTTGCCGAAGGATCACGATCGATCAGCGAAGCATATCCCGGGTCGGTAAAGGCTGCTGCGATCGAACCGGCAATCGGCTGCACGACACGGTCGCGGTAGCGAATGTTAAAGTAGTTTGCCTCCAGCGAGAGCTCGGGCAGGCCTGCAGGCTTGAACACAAATCCGGCGGTCCAGCTCCGCGCGCGTTCAGGTTTCAGGTCCGGGTTCCCGCCGCTGGCATACATGACAGTCTGGCTCCCCGATCCGGCTCCGAAGGCTGCCGCCGGCAGCAGGTACGCCTGGTAGCCGACATATTGCTGGTACAGTGTCGGCGCCTTGAAAGAGCGCGCCCACGACGCCTTGAGGGTCAGGTCGGTTATCGGCGCGTAAATCAGGCCGAGACGTGGCGTCGCCAGTCTCGCCATGCCGGGATAGTCCTCGTAGCGCAGAGCGCCCGTCAGGGTCAGGCGCTTGATGCCTGCCAGGTCCGCATCCGGTCCGACGAACGGCAGGTACACTTCGCCAAAGGCGTAGATGCTGTGGCGGGAAACGTCGAAAGCCTGTTGTGTCGCGCCATTGACCAGACGGGTGAAGGCCATGCCGTTATCGCGGTAACCGCCGCCGACCGCCAGCCTCGCAGCGCCGCCCGACAGCGCAAAGATCGGGCCGCTTGCGTTGAATTCGGCTGAAACGGCATCGTTGCAGTAGCAGCCCGATGTCACGCTGGCACTGCCGCCGGACGGCGCGAAGGTGGTATGATATTGCGTACGGTCACGACCATATGCGCCCGAGAGCTTGACCAGCCAGTCGCCGCCCGCATTGAAGGCCAGTTCGGGGGCGAGAGAGAACGTCGAAACGCGTGGCCCAAAGACATATCGCGCGGCACTGGTGCCCCCCACGGTCCTGGAGCTGCGCCGCGCCAACAGCGCATCGAGACTGAACGTCAACCTCTCGCCAATGTCCTGATGCAGCGTCGCGATCCCGGCGTGCCGGGTCTGCGACGGAAACAGCGAAGCCTCGCCATCAAGTGTGGACGCGTAGCGGCGCTGGCGCGCTGCAATCTCCGCGTTGTGCGCAAAGTCGTAGGCGAGCATGACTCCGCCGCCTGACCAGCGGGCACCCGCAACCGCGTCAGCCTGCTGCCGAAAGTAGCCACCATCGCTGGCCGCCCCGATCTGTGCCGACGTTGCAAGACCTGAATAGTCGCGGCGCAAGATGACATTGACCACGCCTGCGACCGCATCCGAGCCATAGAGCGCCGAAGCCCCATCAGGCACGACCTCGATGCGTTCGAGAGCGGCAACGGGAATGGCTGAAATATCAACCCCGCCAAAAGCCGAGTCATAGGGCAGCCGGTGGCCATTGAGCAGGGTGAGCGTGGCATCGGGCCCCAGCCCGCGCAGGTTTGCGCTCGCGGCGGAATTGACGTTGGCGTTGATCAGGCCCGCACCCGTGCCAATGCCAGGGTTCTGTCCGCCGCTGAAATTCTGTGGCAGCGCGCGTAATGCTTCGCCCGCATCGGTCTGGCCTGCGGCCACGATCAGGTCATGCGACAGCTTGATCACCGGGGCCGCGATTTCGGCTCCGCGGATAAGGGAGCCTGTGACAATGATCGGTGCCTCGCCCTCCGGGTCAAGCGAAGCTCCATCCCGCTGACGGATCAGGATCGTTCGGTCTGCAAAGCTTGCCTGCAGGCCCGAACCCGCCAGCAGGGCGGTGGTAGCCTGCTCGACGGTCATCGTCCCGCGCAAGGCGGGCGAGCGCAGGCCCGCAATTGCCTCAGACGGGACGTAGACCTGCCAGCCGGCCTTTGTCGCGACAGCCATCAAGGCACTACCGAGATCCTGTTCGGCCAGATCGAATGTGTAGCGGGCCTCTTGCGCAACGACAGCCTGCGGCAGAAGAACTGTGGCGGCTCCCAGCAAGGCTGCGAGATGGCGGGCGATGATAGTCATGGCTCAATCCCTCATGTGCGTTCCGCACGCATTTGGCGGTGCGGTGGACGAGGGCATTGACGTCGGCCGAACAGTGAACCCTAGTTACACTTGCAAATATTTTTATCGTTGCTGCAGGTGAAGGCCGTCGTTTTTCTCGGTGACCTTTAGATCGAAGACAGCAGCCAGACTGCGTGCCACGGCAGAGGCATCGTTGAAGCGAAAGCGGCCCGATACGGCCTGGGTTCCGAGCACGGGATCGTCCAGCACGATGGGCTTTGCTGCATAGCGGTTCGCAATGCCTATCAACCGGGAAAGCGGAATGGTTCGGTACTGGGCCCATCCCGACGGCCAATCCCGTTCGTTCGCCACGAAGTTCTCGCGCGCTTCGAATAGGGTTCCGTGGCTCAGGCGCAACGGGCGACCGCGGGGAAGAGACCGGCCTTCGACGACATAGGCGGCATTTTGCAACAGGGGCCGTGCTTCGGCATGACCGCTGTACAGGCGTACGACGGGGTCCTCGTGGACGCCAAGATTCACATCCAGCACCCCTGATCGAGCGATAATGGCGTTGGGACCAGCAGCAATGGTGTAGCCCTCCTTGCTTCCCAAGGCCTGCAATTGCATCCGGCCTGCTACGAGTTCGATCCGAGGCCCCTGCTCACCCCGACTGACTATCGCCTTGCTCGCCTGATCCAAGACAAGCGCACCGCCGCCGGGCAGCGCGAAGGTGCGTATCGCACGAGGCGGTGTCTCGAGCGTCATGTCCTCCAGTCGCTCGTCCTTTGAAGACCACGGCGAGATGGGAGAATCTGCAAGCCCAATCACGACGGCAACTGCGAGGCTTGCTGCGATTGCCGCTGGAGCGAAGACCTTGCGTGGGTTGATGAAAGACTTGCGCTTGCGTGTCGGCCCGTACTGCGCAGATCCACGCAGGACGATGCCCTTGTCGAAAATTTCGCGAATGTAGGCATATGCCTCCCGGTGGCGGACATCCCGATCCCGCCAGGCCTCGAAGTGTACCTTCTGCTGCCCTGACTGCGGCCCGCGCATGGTCGCAAACCACTCGGCGGCCTGCTCCTCGATCTTGGCAAGGTCTTGCTTGTCCATCCCCCCCTGCCCGCTCACCGCTCCACGCCAAGCCGCGTCGCGAGATGCACAAGCGCCTTGGACATATGATATTCCACCCCTGCACATGTGATGCCAACCGC is a genomic window containing:
- a CDS encoding TonB-dependent receptor, translated to MTIIARHLAALLGAATVLLPQAVVAQEARYTFDLAEQDLGSALMAVATKAGWQVYVPSEAIAGLRSPALRGTMTVEQATTALLAGSGLQASFADRTILIRQRDGASLDPEGEAPIIVTGSLIRGAEIAAPVIKLSHDLIVAAGQTDAGEALRALPQNFSGGQNPGIGTGAGLINANVNSAASANLRGLGPDATLTLLNGHRLPYDSAFGGVDISAIPVAALERIEVVPDGASALYGSDAVAGVVNVILRRDYSGLATSAQIGAASDGGYFRQQADAVAGARWSGGGVMLAYDFAHNAEIAARQRRYASTLDGEASLFPSQTRHAGIATLHQDIGERLTFSLDALLARRSSRTVGGTSAARYVFGPRVSTFSLAPELAFNAGGDWLVKLSGAYGRDRTQYHTTFAPSGGSASVTSGCYCNDAVSAEFNASGPIFALSGGAARLAVGGGYRDNGMAFTRLVNGATQQAFDVSRHSIYAFGEVYLPFVGPDADLAGIKRLTLTGALRYEDYPGMARLATPRLGLIYAPITDLTLKASWARSFKAPTLYQQYVGYQAYLLPAAAFGAGSGSQTVMYASGGNPDLKPERARSWTAGFVFKPAGLPELSLEANYFNIRYRDRVVQPIAGSIAAAFTDPGYASLIDRDPSASLLADLVGGAQLGLQNFSGRTYDPANVVALVDNRNLNVAVQNIEGVDATLNWRRDFGRGRSLGFNLAGAWLDSAQQVSADLPQTDLSGALFNPPKVRARASVSYRSQQLSGSAYLNYIGALADRRFASPARIAPQATLDLALHYKVLPGANEEPGLALSLVVNNVLNRKPQVIRTTGPTDTPYDSTNYSPIGRFMAVGVSRRW
- a CDS encoding lytic transglycosylase domain-containing protein, with the translated sequence MYRIIVVAALWATVLDAASAREAAVLGFAVLPVPPEKAILSGEASAKPEQVLPTMRSFLAIVPRPLVPNVQSAPTGHICPYAQYRPAPWLSLAAEQRRLRHHAAIQQVACEVGLPANLLDALVGQESAYRHDAVSKAGAQGLTQLMPATARSLGIVRTFDPWLNLRGGARYFRQQIDRFKRVDLALAAYNAGPARKSLANGKIPRIVETRNYVRSVILRWKQLTSRASIDAVLNSESSGRRAHDPANQAGGVNLAVFNRE
- a CDS encoding lasso peptide biosynthesis B2 protein: MPAPLPSLSFCMIGDTAIFLDLAGDRYFRLTSQKNAAFRSRLSGSVAGRNALIAAGLDARADAAPVTMPILPVTTRHRPHVRASFNPACLVRTIICQRRIERHLKSRGLAAVLEDLHMKLHSSALAPVTDQARALQIVAAFDHARLVRSAVDRCLPRSIALAQMLTKAGYRSQVIVGVKLQPFAAHCWVQSGGMMLNESPEEAARYTPILIL
- a CDS encoding HEPN domain-containing protein, coding for MAGESLDEWYPAALRRYDLVRSGLGKGHLKETAFELHQATESLYHCVLLTVTYTPRVHNLGLPGTQAERVDRRLVNVWPSDNPKQRAMFEKLKEAYVKARYSKHYRITAEELAWIAEQVEEPGRIVHAICAERIAELRAKAAPEPA
- a CDS encoding benenodin family lasso peptide, producing the protein MTEDTRTETVIDLGEASTTTKGQAIVELDVSGGNLRFLPGISAE
- a CDS encoding LysE family translocator produces the protein MLRRESGRWSPAYRAVTALTLIGAAYLLWLGIGLIRNPPVPTAAADAGSISSARWIAKGFGVSGLNPKVILLFLALLPQFVDTIAAWPIPARIVG
- a CDS encoding asparagine synthase-related protein; protein product: MTPIRFTMRTSRRAERQGITLVDAITPMGHAETLPASQLLVADRDHLINLGAVGFVIGYLFDRSSSKRLRKAPQTLIAQADARDTADWLIRECWGAYVALLNSRGTMEILPDPSGLLPCYVSSDEKHIVCTSDLDMMARCDRRQPQVSWESLAVHLQRPDLRSAATCLSGIQELVPGHIHSLEGLDRADRTLWAPAHFMPPDGPFDFKDLSARLQEVSKAVIRAWSQLSSRTLVAASGGVDSSLVAAALADTGQDFGCLTVATPDPSGDERAHVRVLAQHLGVPLFEGIYAPERIDLGIAVSAKGPRPVGKAFMQETRRMASEAREALGADVVFDGNGGDNLFCYLHGAAPVLDRLSCEGLGRGTLATLLDMCHVTDMTAPQMVRALWRRGKRASTFAPWPADTSLLSVDLIRAVEPKPLRNWADQVPARHPGKAEHLRLLLATQNHLHGAGPSPAFAQFSPLLSQPLMEFCLAVPTWLWCTGGINRALARAAFAQTLPASIVARISKAGPDSLMHSVFYRNRQLIRDMLMGGLLMDHGVLDRRAIEQALNSSADVTDATLYRLLDLTEAEAWARSWIG
- a CDS encoding Atxe2 family lasso peptide isopeptidase; protein product: MVAAAGLLVAQAIMPFAMPVMAASVDPCAAFDTVEVQSKPAAGRRVSAFDLATIGDIGRSDPNESPSPFGLSPDGRRMAFVVRRAEPRTNAFCQKLLVLALDREGAPPRELDRGGAFIRDTFQLRNFPAIAAGYAKVITPKWSPDGRTIAFLKQVDNLTQVWLVKADGTGGVRQLSHLPDHVEDFAWTPDGSQIVTASRPALREAMARIGEEARSGFVFDDRFSPQFADHPLPTDPMPSAYTTVGLDGAAREATTAERALFTGRKRTPDDLPIPAGARGLSATASGAAAWIESKAPNRLIAPTRIVLRLADGSTRICSAVECDGARHLWWSATGHELYVLQKTGWGQSQTALLRWPLNAAAPFRVFLTDDALIGCLMQAPQLICAREGATHPRRLVAIDLETGSEREIYDPNKDWQTMRLGSVQRLRFRNAYGVESYADLVLPPGHKPGEKHPLVVVQYGSDGFLRGGTGDEVPVQVLAAKGFAVLSFARPDFPAWVMEAQTEVELRQRNRTDWLDRRNVQSSLDTALARAVATGTIDKDRMGISGFSDGTSTTQWALINASLFKAASLGACCEDMMAYALGAGPYFERFGREMGYRFFEDDASAFWKPMSLVLNADRVDVPILIQTGDSEYEAGLDVVSAFRKRGKAIELIVLDNEPHFKWQPAHRLAIYERTVDWFSFWLKHQMDCSPAKQGQYERWSAMRGAPGKDKLRCG
- a CDS encoding FecR family protein, which gives rise to MDKQDLAKIEEQAAEWFATMRGPQSGQQKVHFEAWRDRDVRHREAYAYIREIFDKGIVLRGSAQYGPTRKRKSFINPRKVFAPAAIAASLAVAVVIGLADSPISPWSSKDERLEDMTLETPPRAIRTFALPGGGALVLDQASKAIVSRGEQGPRIELVAGRMQLQALGSKEGYTIAAGPNAIIARSGVLDVNLGVHEDPVVRLYSGHAEARPLLQNAAYVVEGRSLPRGRPLRLSHGTLFEARENFVANERDWPSGWAQYRTIPLSRLIGIANRYAAKPIVLDDPVLGTQAVSGRFRFNDASAVARSLAAVFDLKVTEKNDGLHLQQR